The nucleotide sequence AACCGAGTACGACAATCCAAACGAGGAAAAGTCACCAACCATGAAAATAGCCTTGCACACAGCACCAGTCAGGAAGCCGTAATGAGTCGTACCAGAATCACCCCAGCAGTTTTGCTTTTATGCGTTGGATGGTTGTTGGCCGGCAACTGTTATGCCGCAGAAATGCCAAACATCGTGCTCCTGTATATCGACGACTGGGCGTGGAACGGCACGCCAATTCCGATGCACGACGGCATGGAAAACTCGCGGATGCCGGTCTTGCAGATGCCGAATGTGGAGCGGCTGGCTCGTGAGGGTATGAAGTTCACCAATGCGTATGCGTCACCGCAATGTTCGCCGTCGCGTGTTTGCATTCAGACTGGTCAGTCCTCACCGCGGAATGGATTTACCGTTTTCATGAACGACCGCGGACAGGACTACTACGACGAAAAGGGCTATCCCGGCTTTCCGGTGATTCCTTGCATCTCGGACATGACGATTGACGCCGACGCGGTGACAATCCCCGAAGCTCTGAAGCCGCTCGGTTATGTCAGTGCGCACATTGGGAAGTGGCACATGCGAGGCGATCCCGGCGACGAAGGCTATGTGGTTCACGACGGTGACACCAGCAACAAGCCAGGCAATACGCTGCCCGCTGGCGCAAACCAAAGCCTGCCCGACGACCTGACTGATCCCAAGCTGATGTTCAGCGTCACTGAGAAAGCGCTCGGTTTCATGACCGAGCAGGCACAAGCCGGACAACCGTTCTATCTGCAGATCTCCCACTACGCGATGCACGAAGGTCGCGAATGCCTGCCCGCGACGCGTGAAAAGTACGCGCGACATCCGCTCGTGCAGGCTTACTACGAGAAGATCGGAAAGACGGCTGAGACGATAAAACGCAAGGAAGACCCGGCCATCTGGCTGGGGATGGGCGACGACCTCGATGGCCGCATCGGAGCCGTGCTCCAGCGCATCAGCGAGCTGGGGATCGAGGACAACACGTATGTCGTACTCGTGTCGGACAATGGGTACCGACACAAAGAACTTCAGCTGACGGAGGGGCTGACTCAGCCACACCATGCCGCCAAGTGGTGGGTCTGGCAGGGTGGCATCCGCGTCCCAATGATCGTCCGAGGTCCCGGCATCAAGGCAGGTTCTGTTTTCACGGGCAATGTCGTCAACTACGACTTCCTGCCGACATTCGTCGACTGGGCCGGCGGCAGCTCAAGCACACTTAAAGACATTGATGGCGTCAGCCTTGCGAATTACCTAGCCGGAGCGAAGCCCGACGAGGCGTTTTTGAATCGCAACCTCTATTTCCACTACCCGCACTACCGATCGAGCATGCCGCATTCAGCAATCGTGTCCGGCGACCTTAAAGTGCTTCATTTCTACGATCGCCCTGAGATTCCGATGCTGTTTGACTTGTCCACCGACATGGGCGAGGTGACCAATATCGCCGCGCGGCATCCGGACAAACACCAGAAGCTCTACACTGATATGATGACCTACTTTGAAAAAGTCGGAGCCAGAATCCCCAAGCTGAACCTTGGTGCTGACCTGAAGGTTTATGAGCAGGACAAAGACTACCGAAAACGAAAAGACTGGGGAGCTTTCACAGGCAGGCGGCCGCTGGAAGAAGATGAACGGTAGCCACACCAGCGTGGTTTCTTCAGTCCAGAACCGCGATGGTCCATCACAGCATTAGCGCTCATCACGAAGCCAGGAAAACGGCGAAGCAGGAAGGATCTTTGGCTTATTTTCGCACTTCGCATATCGCCTGGCTAACGCGTTCGGCGCCGGCAAAGCCATACTTGCAAAACTTCAAGGTTGCGATCTTCTTTCACTGAGGTGGACTCAAGTTTTGCCCACAATAAACCCGGATGAGCCTATCTTCCCCGGGGGCAGCGTGTGCTGAGGGGAATCGTTGACTGGTCTACGAGGTATTTGATCTCTGCCGAGTTTGTCGGGCATTGTGCGTGCTTGAGAACTACATCAGATAACGCAACTTGTCGTAGGCGGCTGATTCTTTTTCCGGAAAGTCAACGGGTTCGACGAGTTCGTGAAAACCGAACATTGTCTTGACCCGATGCGTGAGCAACGCTCGGTCGTAGGGGATTTCGCCGGACGTCCAATAGGCGGCGTCGTGCGGCGTGAATCTTGACACCGCTAAGGGGCCTTTTTCGTCGGCCACGTTGGGAAGGCTTCTCCAAAGACGCAAGTGTTGTCGATGAGAGCGAACTGCACGCGAAGCCAAGTCGCCGTAGCCGCAGTCATTCAGATCGCTGATTGCGGCGGCGTGGTTGATGATGTGAAC is from Crateriforma conspicua and encodes:
- a CDS encoding sulfatase, yielding MPNIVLLYIDDWAWNGTPIPMHDGMENSRMPVLQMPNVERLAREGMKFTNAYASPQCSPSRVCIQTGQSSPRNGFTVFMNDRGQDYYDEKGYPGFPVIPCISDMTIDADAVTIPEALKPLGYVSAHIGKWHMRGDPGDEGYVVHDGDTSNKPGNTLPAGANQSLPDDLTDPKLMFSVTEKALGFMTEQAQAGQPFYLQISHYAMHEGRECLPATREKYARHPLVQAYYEKIGKTAETIKRKEDPAIWLGMGDDLDGRIGAVLQRISELGIEDNTYVVLVSDNGYRHKELQLTEGLTQPHHAAKWWVWQGGIRVPMIVRGPGIKAGSVFTGNVVNYDFLPTFVDWAGGSSSTLKDIDGVSLANYLAGAKPDEAFLNRNLYFHYPHYRSSMPHSAIVSGDLKVLHFYDRPEIPMLFDLSTDMGEVTNIAARHPDKHQKLYTDMMTYFEKVGARIPKLNLGADLKVYEQDKDYRKRKDWGAFTGRRPLEEDER